A single window of Pontibacillus chungwhensis DNA harbors:
- the megL gene encoding methionine gamma-lyase translates to MGKKEHKFETKVIHGGYDSKDFLGSLSTPLFQTSTFTFDSAEQGENRFAGTEDGYVYSRLGNPTVRALEDRIAQLEGGEAGLAFGSGMAAVSAVLIGLTKANDHILCSRGVYGCTFGLLSMMEEKYNITTSFSTMNTEEEVRSLIRPETSCIYVETPINPTMELIDLEMVAKVAQQEGIPVVVDNTFATPYLQKPLLLGCDFVLHSATKYIGGHGDVVAGLLVGKQDRIQQLAMTTQKDIGGIISPFDAWLLLRGLKTLPVRMDRHCANTEKIAARLKDHPFVKNLYYPGDAEHEDYEIMKKQMKSGGGLISFELKGGKQEAQAFLNHLTFIKKAVSLGDAESLIQHPATMTHSVVPEEVREMMGITNSLIRLSVGLEAWEDIWEDLHQALNKVQQPNTI, encoded by the coding sequence ATGGGGAAGAAAGAACACAAGTTTGAAACAAAGGTCATTCATGGGGGCTATGATTCAAAAGATTTTTTAGGGAGCCTATCAACGCCGCTGTTTCAAACATCAACTTTCACATTTGATAGTGCAGAACAAGGGGAAAATCGATTCGCAGGAACAGAAGATGGTTATGTGTATTCAAGGTTAGGCAACCCGACTGTCCGTGCGCTTGAGGACCGGATTGCCCAGCTTGAAGGCGGGGAAGCTGGGTTAGCATTTGGATCGGGGATGGCAGCTGTTTCAGCCGTGTTAATCGGGCTGACTAAAGCAAATGACCATATCCTTTGTTCCCGTGGAGTATATGGGTGTACATTCGGCTTATTATCCATGATGGAAGAAAAATATAACATCACAACGTCCTTTTCTACGATGAACACAGAAGAAGAGGTTCGCTCTTTGATTCGGCCGGAGACAAGTTGTATCTATGTTGAAACACCAATCAATCCAACCATGGAGCTGATTGATTTAGAAATGGTAGCCAAGGTGGCGCAGCAGGAAGGGATACCAGTTGTGGTCGATAATACATTTGCGACCCCCTATTTACAGAAGCCCCTTCTTTTAGGTTGTGATTTTGTTCTTCACAGCGCTACGAAATATATCGGAGGTCATGGCGATGTGGTGGCTGGTCTCTTAGTAGGAAAGCAAGACAGGATTCAACAGCTGGCAATGACCACTCAGAAAGATATAGGAGGAATTATTTCTCCGTTTGATGCATGGCTCTTATTAAGGGGACTGAAGACGCTTCCTGTCCGTATGGATCGTCACTGCGCCAATACGGAGAAGATCGCCGCTCGTTTAAAGGATCACCCCTTTGTGAAAAATCTCTATTATCCAGGAGATGCAGAACACGAGGATTATGAAATTATGAAGAAACAGATGAAAAGCGGGGGAGGCCTTATTTCCTTTGAATTAAAAGGAGGGAAACAGGAAGCGCAAGCCTTCTTAAACCATCTCACCTTTATTAAGAAAGCGGTTAGCTTAGGTGATGCTGAATCTCTCATTCAACATCCAGCTACCATGACCCATTCTGTTGTACCAGAAGAGGTAAGAGAGATGATGGGCATTACAAACTCTTTAATCAGACTATCCGTTGGACTTGAGGCGTGGGAAGATATTTGGGAAGACCTCCACCAGGCACTCAACAAAGTGCAACAACCCAACACCATATAA
- a CDS encoding LysE family translocator, with translation MSIYLLFSFLVAAVVLTLMPGPDNLFVLAQSISQNKKAGIATTLGLCTGILVHTTAAALGITALVYQSSLAFMIVKYAGAIYLLYLAWQAFREEGEDLQVESRQRLDYKKLYKRGVLMNVLNPKVSLFFLALFPQFIDRSTDAFGVPYQMIGLGIIFMVQAFLIFSAISFFSEKLGNWISRVPRIGRRLNIGKGILLGVIGISLVFGEKS, from the coding sequence ATGAGTATTTATCTTTTGTTTTCCTTTCTTGTGGCTGCAGTTGTTCTCACGCTAATGCCTGGTCCTGATAATTTATTCGTATTAGCACAGAGCATTTCTCAGAATAAAAAAGCAGGAATCGCTACAACATTGGGTCTTTGTACGGGCATTCTCGTTCATACCACAGCAGCGGCTCTTGGGATTACAGCCCTTGTATATCAATCGTCACTCGCGTTCATGATCGTAAAATATGCCGGTGCAATTTATTTATTGTATTTAGCGTGGCAAGCGTTCCGGGAAGAGGGAGAAGACCTGCAAGTCGAGTCAAGGCAACGCCTTGATTATAAGAAGTTATATAAACGAGGCGTCCTAATGAATGTACTTAACCCGAAAGTTTCGTTGTTCTTTCTGGCTTTATTCCCTCAGTTTATTGACCGTTCAACAGATGCCTTTGGAGTTCCTTATCAAATGATCGGACTCGGAATCATATTTATGGTGCAAGCCTTTCTTATATTTTCAGCCATTAGTTTCTTCTCTGAGAAACTCGGAAACTGGATATCAAGAGTTCCCCGAATTGGGAGAAGGTTAAATATAGGAAAAGGAATCTTATTAGGTGTAATCGGCATTAGTCTTGTATTTGGAGAAAAGTCTTAG
- a CDS encoding glycoside hydrolase domain-containing protein, with amino-acid sequence MAYQWGVGSSQEATQELYDCVLKNYGKPKYWARYLSTVPNVSEGLTVSEIERLHNSGTRVMAIYNNFTESKGFRKGKVIAQNAVFHARRLDFPKETVLFARIDSSHGIDESWIRGYVEGMTSSGYVPGFYCDPLRGNFNDAFCKAVSKNEKVAKQSILWSAQPAPGVTRARKAPKYAPSKPSCKANVWGWEYGRNAQACPIETNLIKDRLFNLLW; translated from the coding sequence ATGGCTTATCAATGGGGTGTGGGTTCTTCACAGGAAGCCACTCAAGAATTATATGATTGTGTACTAAAGAATTACGGAAAACCAAAATACTGGGCACGCTATTTATCCACCGTTCCGAATGTGTCGGAAGGCCTTACCGTGTCTGAAATTGAACGTCTGCACAATAGTGGCACAAGAGTTATGGCCATTTATAATAATTTTACCGAGTCAAAAGGGTTTCGAAAAGGAAAAGTGATTGCTCAGAATGCCGTTTTCCATGCGAGACGATTGGATTTCCCAAAAGAAACGGTTCTGTTTGCAAGGATCGATTCGTCCCACGGCATCGATGAATCATGGATTCGGGGATATGTAGAGGGGATGACTTCTTCTGGCTATGTTCCCGGCTTTTATTGTGACCCGTTACGTGGGAACTTTAATGACGCTTTTTGTAAAGCCGTCTCAAAAAATGAAAAAGTAGCTAAACAGTCTATACTGTGGAGCGCCCAGCCGGCACCAGGTGTGACAAGAGCCAGAAAAGCTCCTAAATATGCACCGTCCAAACCTTCTTGCAAGGCCAATGTATGGGGATGGGAATACGGGCGGAATGCTCAAGCATGCCCAATCGAAACCAATCTGATAAAAGATCGCCTTTTCAATTTATTGTGGTAA
- a CDS encoding EAL domain-containing protein: protein MNIFELLQKDRLFHYYQPLHHLADDAIYGYEALLRSTIQSNPEALFKTAKESNILYKLDTVSIEKAFAHYSHQSHNQKLFLNMFMSTLLHPNFIRFMVSMLERHAQSGPSIVFEMNEAKEEASMWESPLLSNRIALLRKMGIQFAIDDFGQGATSLKKAVEMEPEYLKLDRYFATDLASNDKKQKLVSLFTEYFKGDTTVVLEGIETAEDLHVATEIGIDVAQGYYIGKPASLITG from the coding sequence ATGAATATTTTTGAACTTCTACAGAAAGATCGTTTATTTCACTATTATCAGCCCCTTCACCACCTGGCCGATGATGCAATTTACGGATATGAAGCTTTGCTTCGCTCCACGATTCAATCCAATCCTGAAGCACTTTTTAAAACTGCTAAGGAATCAAATATTCTCTATAAACTTGATACCGTATCCATTGAGAAAGCTTTTGCACACTACTCTCATCAATCACACAATCAAAAACTATTTTTAAATATGTTTATGTCCACACTCCTTCATCCTAACTTCATTCGGTTTATGGTCTCCATGTTAGAGCGGCATGCACAATCTGGCCCTTCTATTGTATTCGAAATGAATGAGGCGAAAGAGGAAGCATCCATGTGGGAGTCTCCCCTCCTTTCTAATCGTATTGCTTTACTAAGGAAAATGGGTATTCAATTTGCGATAGATGATTTCGGACAAGGGGCTACCTCTTTAAAGAAGGCTGTCGAAATGGAACCAGAATACCTGAAGTTAGATCGTTACTTTGCCACAGATCTAGCTTCAAACGATAAGAAACAAAAGCTCGTTTCTCTTTTTACGGAATACTTTAAGGGAGATACAACTGTTGTATTGGAGGGGATCGAAACAGCGGAAGACCTTCACGTTGCTACAGAGATTGGAATTGATGTGGCTCAGGGTTACTATATCGGCAAACCCGCTTCTCTAATAACAGGGTAA
- a CDS encoding FAD-dependent oxidoreductase encodes MKENSHLANEETLWMKQTDLPEFESLQEDIRVDVGIVGAGITGVTLAYLLSKEGLSVALLDADRILQGTTGHTTAKITAQHDLIYDELIQHFGVEQARTYYRANQEALEFIERIVREHKIDCQFSAEDAYIYGISEENKRKIELEAKAYETLNIPGKGLDTIPLDLSIKKAIVMENQAQFNPLSYLHYLVKEMENKDVHIYEHTVATDIEEGTNPRIVTKNGAKVTCGSIVSTSHFPFYDGKGFFFSRMYAERSYIVAAKTNQTLDGMFLSADDPKRSLRTTTFKDQSYVLIGGESHKTGQGKPSKQHFDALLDFGRRHFDLTGVLYQWGAQDLITLDKVPYIGHLTSRHSNLFVATGYRKWGMTTGTAAALLLKDMIQEKNNPYEDLFTPTRFYADPSIKHFVTQNANVAAQFLSGKLNLQARSVEDLRPGKGATVIHKAQKAGAYKDEDGHTHVVDTTCTHLGCEVEWNQEERSWDCPCHGSRFSYDGTVLEGPADQPLKRIEE; translated from the coding sequence ATGAAAGAGAACAGCCATTTAGCTAATGAAGAAACGTTGTGGATGAAGCAAACGGATTTGCCTGAATTTGAGTCGCTTCAAGAAGACATCAGGGTAGATGTGGGCATTGTTGGGGCTGGTATTACGGGAGTGACACTCGCTTACCTGCTCTCTAAAGAAGGGCTAAGCGTAGCTTTATTGGATGCCGACCGAATCCTTCAAGGAACTACAGGTCATACGACAGCTAAAATAACCGCCCAACACGACCTTATTTACGATGAACTCATTCAGCACTTCGGAGTTGAACAAGCCCGGACCTATTACCGAGCCAATCAAGAGGCTCTTGAATTTATCGAACGTATCGTCAGAGAACATAAAATCGACTGTCAATTCTCAGCTGAAGACGCTTATATTTACGGGATTAGCGAGGAGAATAAACGAAAAATCGAGTTAGAGGCTAAAGCCTATGAGACACTGAACATTCCTGGGAAGGGGTTAGATACGATCCCTCTTGATCTTTCTATAAAGAAAGCCATTGTTATGGAAAATCAAGCACAATTTAATCCACTCTCTTACTTACACTACCTTGTCAAAGAGATGGAGAACAAAGATGTTCACATTTATGAACATACTGTAGCAACAGATATTGAAGAAGGCACCAACCCACGCATCGTAACAAAAAATGGGGCAAAGGTGACCTGCGGCTCTATCGTCTCCACTTCACACTTCCCTTTTTATGACGGAAAAGGGTTCTTCTTCAGCCGCATGTATGCCGAGCGTTCCTATATTGTAGCGGCTAAAACGAACCAAACTCTTGATGGCATGTTTTTGAGTGCGGACGATCCAAAACGTTCATTAAGAACAACTACATTTAAAGACCAGTCGTATGTGTTAATTGGAGGAGAGAGTCATAAAACAGGACAAGGGAAACCATCAAAGCAACACTTTGATGCTTTACTAGATTTCGGGCGCCGTCATTTTGACCTTACTGGCGTTTTATATCAGTGGGGAGCCCAAGATCTGATTACGTTAGATAAAGTTCCTTACATCGGTCACTTAACCTCCCGCCATTCTAACTTATTCGTTGCTACTGGTTATCGAAAATGGGGGATGACCACCGGGACTGCAGCAGCCTTATTGCTTAAGGATATGATTCAAGAAAAGAACAATCCTTATGAAGACCTGTTTACCCCTACACGCTTCTATGCAGACCCTAGCATCAAGCATTTTGTTACGCAAAATGCGAACGTCGCAGCCCAGTTCTTATCAGGTAAGTTGAATCTTCAAGCCCGGTCGGTTGAGGATCTCCGTCCTGGTAAAGGGGCGACTGTTATTCATAAGGCTCAAAAAGCTGGTGCTTATAAAGATGAAGATGGGCATACTCATGTGGTGGATACTACATGTACGCATCTTGGGTGTGAGGTGGAGTGGAATCAAGAGGAGCGGTCTTGGGATTGCCCTTGTCATGGTTCGCGGTTTTCTTATGATGGAACGGTTCTTGAGGGGCCGGCTGACCAGCCCCTCAAAAGGATTGAGGAGTGA
- a CDS encoding DUF2188 domain-containing protein, translated as MREYTVAPNKDANAWYVKVEDVAPTDQYAKKDEAIAKAEEMAQEHKPSKLYILDKYHEIEEERSF; from the coding sequence ATGAGAGAATACACAGTAGCACCCAACAAAGACGCTAACGCATGGTATGTAAAGGTGGAGGATGTAGCTCCAACCGATCAGTATGCGAAGAAAGATGAAGCGATTGCTAAAGCAGAAGAAATGGCTCAAGAACATAAGCCAAGTAAGCTTTACATTCTAGATAAATACCACGAAATCGAAGAAGAACGCTCATTCTAA
- the asnB gene encoding asparagine synthase B, with protein MCGIFATTGSVETNKMNQILESMKHRGPDEGKHVPLNGFHIGHQRLSIIGLEDGIQPIPNEDQSKWIVCNGEIYNYVELKQSLANKVSFSTHSDSEVALKLIETEGVKGIEKLDGMFAFVIVDERKDTFVAARDTLGIKPLYYGKDEQGNYVFSSELKTLYLVTDDVQEFPPGTYYTPETGFVKYRRVQQPSEIKQSSREGMTASIRHHLEEAVEKRLLADVEVGVLLSGGLDSSLISAIAAKKAKSEGRTIKSFCVGSEGSEDIERARDVAEAIGSEHYEYIYTQEELVEAIPHVVYALESYEPSLVRSAIPNYFVSKLAAQHVKVILSGEGADELFAGYDYMKQFQTTESLNEEIIRIINTLHNINLQRGDRMSMAHSLELRVPFLDLDLIETALQIPAGQKLHTEEQMEKTILRESFDGVLPDSVLWRKKEEFSAGSGALDLLETYANETISDDELAQLQDQAPVSIRSKQEALFYRYFVQYFPEQSALETVGKWATA; from the coding sequence ATGTGCGGCATATTTGCCACAACAGGATCCGTAGAAACCAATAAGATGAACCAGATTTTAGAAAGTATGAAACATAGAGGCCCCGATGAAGGGAAGCATGTTCCGTTGAATGGATTTCACATAGGACATCAGCGATTATCAATTATCGGCCTAGAAGATGGCATTCAACCCATTCCAAATGAAGATCAATCAAAGTGGATTGTATGTAATGGTGAGATTTACAATTATGTAGAATTAAAACAGTCCTTAGCGAATAAGGTATCCTTCTCTACCCATTCTGATAGTGAGGTTGCGTTAAAGTTAATTGAAACAGAAGGAGTTAAAGGTATAGAAAAACTTGATGGTATGTTTGCTTTTGTCATTGTGGACGAAAGGAAAGATACGTTCGTGGCTGCCAGAGATACGTTAGGAATTAAACCGTTGTATTACGGAAAAGATGAGCAAGGAAATTACGTATTCTCTTCTGAATTAAAAACCTTATATCTTGTCACAGATGATGTTCAAGAGTTTCCACCTGGTACATATTATACACCAGAAACTGGATTCGTGAAGTACAGAAGAGTCCAGCAACCTAGTGAAATCAAGCAATCTTCACGTGAAGGGATGACAGCATCGATACGTCATCATCTAGAAGAAGCGGTTGAGAAAAGGCTTCTTGCTGATGTTGAGGTTGGTGTTCTCTTAAGTGGAGGGTTAGATAGTAGTTTAATCTCGGCCATTGCCGCTAAGAAAGCGAAATCAGAAGGGCGAACCATCAAATCTTTCTGTGTGGGCTCAGAAGGAAGCGAAGACATTGAACGTGCACGTGATGTTGCAGAAGCAATTGGCTCTGAGCACTACGAATATATCTATACACAAGAAGAGTTAGTGGAGGCGATCCCGCATGTGGTATACGCCCTTGAATCCTATGAGCCTTCTTTAGTGCGAAGCGCCATTCCAAATTACTTTGTTTCAAAACTTGCTGCTCAACACGTGAAAGTTATTCTTTCAGGAGAAGGGGCAGATGAACTGTTCGCAGGCTATGACTATATGAAGCAATTCCAAACAACAGAATCATTAAACGAGGAAATTATCCGTATCATCAATACCCTGCACAACATTAATCTGCAGCGCGGGGACAGAATGAGTATGGCTCACTCCCTCGAACTCAGAGTACCATTCTTAGATTTGGACTTAATTGAGACAGCTTTACAAATCCCGGCTGGGCAAAAGCTCCATACAGAAGAACAAATGGAGAAGACCATCTTAAGAGAGTCGTTTGATGGCGTACTTCCTGATTCCGTATTATGGAGAAAGAAAGAAGAGTTTTCAGCTGGTAGCGGAGCTTTAGATCTACTCGAAACCTATGCGAATGAGACCATTTCAGACGATGAACTCGCGCAACTACAAGACCAAGCCCCAGTTTCCATTCGTAGTAAACAAGAAGCTCTATTTTATCGATATTTCGTTCAATACTTCCCGGAACAATCAGCTTTAGAAACCGTCGGTAAATGGGCGACAGCTTAA